One genomic segment of Capricornis sumatraensis isolate serow.1 chromosome X, serow.2, whole genome shotgun sequence includes these proteins:
- the LOC138071882 gene encoding serine/threonine-protein phosphatase 4 regulatory subunit 3-B-like produces the protein MADKQSIVKAFFLNDDQQWEMLGKGHVSTLYVERLQGLCLLVRSELSGLEILESKINPDTPYQRRQGTLIVWSEAENHGMAISFPDAASCHEIWKDICQVQGKDPSTDITHDPLVESDEETLDDVADDVLELPNCELGKLDQIAHLVASVLISPMHKEKLALLVGNEDFIKKLLQLFHTCEDLQDTEGLQNLHDIVKGMLFLNQASLLEILFSDKYIMDVVGCLEYDPALAQPKRHREFLTQKVKFKEVIPIMDNALLQKIHQTYRVQYIQDILFPIPSIFEENFLSALTNFILLNKSAIVNMLQEDDKFLSTAFAQLRDKTTDDDTRRELLFFFKEFCAFSQTLVTGKRNALFKTLTQLGILPALKIVMNMNDLKIREAATDVFTYLVEYSPSRVREFIIEDHQSEDSILFINLVIEQIFCDTDPELGNAVHLMEVLRALLDPNNMMTASSHCEKSEFLHFFCMHCMNNFIEPLLSTTSAYIHDKDNIVGSDDNNKNCLSAVRFMRMMIGLRDECLNHYIIKGNFFEPVVNALLENGTRYNMLNSAIVELFDYVRMENITSLVAHIVEKFYATLKSIEYVQTFKGLKVKYEQEKQLQNQVTKNLCSVLYSQVFCRDSGVLEEEEERSINENIKEEAVEPPPESGFEIKRAKENEDKVDLPSQTSFGDFEFTSSHSADAADETSNPNRRRVICLVDYSDDEEEEEDETPPSKIPHLSP, from the exons ATGGCGGACAAGCAGAGCATAGTGAAAGCATTCTTCCTGAATGATGACCAACAATGGGAAATGCTAGGCAAGGGACATGTCTCCACTCTTTATGTGGAACGGCTTCAGGGCTTGTGTCTGCTAGTTCGATCTGAACTTAGCGGCTTAGAGATCTTGGAGTCAAAGATAAATCCAGACACGCCCTATCAGAGACGACAAGGGACATTAATTGTTTGGTCTGAAGCTGAGAACCACGGTATGGCGATAAGTTTCCCGGACGCAGCAAGTTGTCACGAGATATGGAAAGACATCTGCCAGGTTCAAGGTAAAGACCCATCTACCGATATCACACACGACCCCTTAGTTGAATCCGATGAGGAGACATTGGATGACGTGGCAGATGACGTGCTTGAGCTGCCTAACTGTGAACTCGGTAAGCTTGACCAGATTGCTCACTTAGTTGCCTCAGTTCTCATCTCACCTATGCATAAGGAAAAGCTGGCTCTGTTAGTAGGAAATGAggactttattaaaaaattactgCAGTTGTTCCACACGTGTGAGGACCTACAGGACACTGAAGGCTTACAGAATCTGCATGACATTGTTAAAGGGATGTTATTTCTCAACCAGGCATCTCTGCTTGAGATCCTCTTTTCTGATAAGTATATCATGGATGTGGTGGGATGCCTTGAATATGACCCTGCCTTGGCTCAGCCAAAAAGGCATAGAGAATTCTTAACCCAAAAAGTGAAGTTCAAGGAAGTTATACCAATAATGGACAATGCACTTCTGCAAAAAATACATCAGACATACAGGGTACAGTACATTCAAGACATCCTTTTTCCTATCCCATCTATATTTGAAGAGAATTTTCTTTCTGCtcttacaaattttattttattaaacaagAGTGCGATAGTCAATATGCTGCAGGAAGATGATAAGTTTTTGTCTACCGCTTTTGCACAATTAAGGGATAAGACCACAGATGATGATACACGGCGTGagctgttattttttttcaaggaatTCTGTGCATTTTCTCAGACATTAGTAACTGGAAAGAGGAATGCACTGTTCAAAACACTGACACAACTGGGAATTCTCCCTGCTCTTAAAATTGTAATGAATATGAATGACTTGAAAATAAGGGAAGCTGCTACTGATGTATTTACTTATCTAGTAGAGTATAGTCCATCCAGGGTTCGAGAATTTATAATAGAAGACCACCAAAGTGAAGACAGCATTCTTTTCATTAATTTAGTAATTGAACAAATATTCTGTGATACTGACCCTGAGCTAGGAAATGCTGTTCATTTAATGGAAGTCCTTCGTGCCCTGCTTGATCCAAACAACATGATGACAGCATCTAGTCACTGTGAAAAAAGTGAATTTCTACATTTCTTCTGTATGCATTGTATGAATAACTTCATAGAACCACTTTTGTCAACTACTTCAGCATATATACATGACAAAGATAATATAGTTGGATCTGACGATAATAACAAAAACTGTCTCA GTGCTGTTCGTTTTATGAGAATGATGATTGGCCTTAGAGATGAATGTTTAAATCATTACATCATCAAGGGAAATTTTTTTGAGCCAGTTGTAAATGCTCTTTTAGAGAATGGAACTCGGTACAATATGTTGAATTCAGCTATTGTTGAGCTGTTTGACTACGTAAGAATGGAAAATATCACATCTCTTGTTGCCCATATAGTTGAAAAGTTTTATGCAACGCTTAAGTCAATTGAATATGTTCAGACATTCAAAGGATTGAAGGTGAAATATGAGCAAGAGAAACAGCTGCAAAATCAAGTAACGAAGAATTTATGTTCTGTACTGTATAGTCAAGTATTTTGCAGAGATTCCGGTgtcttggaggaggaggaggaaaggagtattaatgaaaatataaaggaaGAAGCAGTTGAGCCACCACCGGAAAGTGGTTTTGAGAttaaaagagcaaaagaaaatgaagacaaggTAGATCTTCCCTCTCAAACATCTTTTGGTGACTTTGAATTTACTTCATCTCATTCTGCTGATGCTGCTGATGAAACAAGTAACCCAAACCGCAGAAGGGTGATTTGCTTAGTGGATTATTCAGATgatgaagaagaagaggaagatgaaACACCTCCCAGCAAAATACCACATCTTAGCCCATAA